One Pecten maximus chromosome 16, xPecMax1.1, whole genome shotgun sequence DNA window includes the following coding sequences:
- the LOC117345222 gene encoding uncharacterized protein LOC117345222, with translation MQVLPFSVCKWRVHALAELVTSDMVLQDPKYQELQYKNCTKEWVTKDAQHYLCIRMLSDSDDKITKGTKEVLKITSEERITSLGFVVKTLQNPDSKKKLTCKEQAKMIKKAVLDVKEDKKYLQEIKILLTSTEDFGILLAHKESKKKVQGPNKLTKMFDNIRGKKMCPWKIVRYTRQSDLGFKVTVVAQKEDVADVMKKILSESKLTLTGHIRAQGASGGFHGNQFLTGPHEENTMQGATGGHHGNQTDSRHLGESTTQGATGGHHGNQTDSRHLGESTTQGATGGHHGNQTDSRHLGKSTAQGATGGHHGNQTDSRHLGKSTTQGATGGHHGNQTDSRHLGKSTTQGATGGHHGNQTDSRHLGKSTTQDATGGYHGNQTDSRHLGKSTTQGATGGYHGNQTDSRHLGKSTTQGASGGHHGNQTDSRHLGESTTQGATGGHHGNQTNSWFLTSGQMSVNKNKTLHIQDTQTPDPLHLDQQQKSKYSHVDDMDIFESVEADLNTGIVQTLPRDMLSEMKELSVIKDGHIICKGLDSVQKVNNALQDKVSSGTVTVDDKKEHFGHSQDEFEHVADINFEMSEEIFLALQFFCRDETLMNQQSFGYKNGMLQINCTDKREKKNLETCIKSELQHIEKLNKDDVSFTRTEEPKIKGTISGINQDVDGVFCYQLKEDEHMTVHIMAHSYSQLQTAKHKIFLGIGRIKQSETRRNRRFDNTSLQQNKENSTLSERNRFSQSYHKSPTWQTPSNLDYGSVVSKDFTTTEGLLVRVYSGSILHLDVDCIVNAANGDLQHGGGVARVISSAAGYEFDKESRDYIARYGPLKVGEVCTTTAGDLKYKGVIHAVGPRWYDYGQDQKWECLHDLKTAVKNSLEEADFQRYTSIAIPAISSGIFGVPKEHCTQQYYRAVEEYSRTRGRHSTLTEVHFIDKDTQMCQLIQTTFAKCFSGDPGAASGGRHKVSSSVMAPRQNAPVLQRSNSLPSNTEGSSVHPSNLSPRDQPRNLQRSTSSGQCFEIGSNLTVHIITGNIVDIKADAIVSPENIQCDSTGRIAREITRVAGEGYVGNDQSELRLSHTKPKLTEVLDTLAGKSHFKYVLHVVAPKWDAAAVDDQRTYWKCLEQSYNNVFSTVDTKHLDVSSIAIPILGNGTVPKHPAPIISISKMLVEICKSYADKTPTKKTLYFCNDDTAAVYHLKGVFEKYFNKRNESKEDNRGQREDQKEQTVHDVTGQDQGSEVTEDCCICMDTMTKPKKLSCGHVFCTECIDQQFKYKPACPQCGAVHGKITGDQPPGTMTLNTTKSCGRHSYLPGYSGYGIINITYDFPSGKQGTDHPTPGNLYQGIMRPAYLPDNEKGRLVAKLLKIAFDRKLVFTIGRSRTTGHDGVVTWNDIHHKTRKDGGSQAFGYPDPTYLDRVLDELKAKGVTEESLNDP, from the exons ATGCAGGTTCTGCCTTTCTCTGTATGCAAGTGGAGAGTTCATGCTCTGGCAGAATTAGTTACAAGTGATATGGTCTTGCAAG ATCCAAAATATCAGGAGTTGCAATATAAAAACTGCACCAAGGAATGGGTTACCAAGGATGCACAGCATTACCTCTGCATCAGGATGTTGTCAGATTCAGATGATAAAATTACCAAAGGAACCAAGGAAGTATTGAAAATCACTTCAGAAGAAAGAATTACATCGCTGGGATTTGTTGTGAAAACCTTGCAAAATCCTGATTCAAAAA AAAAACTTACGTGCAAAGAACAAGCAAAAATGATCAAAAAAGCAGTTTTGGATGTGAAAGAAGACAAGAAGTACTTGCAGgaaattaaaatacttcttaCATCAACAGAGGACTTTGGCATATTACTAGCACATAAGGAATCAAAGAAAAAAGTGCAGGGACCCaacaaattgacaaaaatgtttgacaatattcGTG GTAAAAAGATGTGCCCATGGAAGATAGTCAGATACACGAGGCAGTCAGATTTGGGGTTTAAAGTCACAGTGGTAGCACAAAAGGAAGACGTGGCAGATGTTATGAAAAAGATCCTTTCAGAGAGTAAACTAACTTTGACTGGGCACATCAGAGCACAGGGAGCGTCTGGAGGCTTCCATGGTAACCAATTTCTTACTGGGCCCCATGAAGAGAATACAATGCAGGGTGCCACTGGAGGCCACCATGGTAACCAAACTGATTCTAGGCACCTTGGGGAGAGTACAACACAGGGTGCCACTGGAGGCCACCATGGTAACCAAACTGATTCTAGGCACCTTGGGGAGAGTACAACACAGGGTGCCACTGGAGGCCATCATGGTAACCAAACTGATTCTAGGCACCTTGGGAAGAGTACAGCACAGGGTGCCACTGGAGGCCACCATGGTAACCAAACTGATTCTAGGCACCTTGGGAAGAGTACAACACAGGGTGCCACTGGAGGCCACCATGGTAACCAAACTGATTCTAGGCACCTTGGGAAGAGTACAACACAGGGTGCCACTGGAGGCCACCATGGTAACCAAACTGATTCTAGGCACCTTGGGAAGAGTACAACACAGGATGCCACTGGAGgctaccatggtaaccaaactGATTCTAGGCACCTTGGGAAGAGTACAACACAGGGTGCCACTGGAGgctaccatggtaaccaaactGATTCTAGGCACCTTGGGAAGAGTACAACACAGGGTGCCTCTGGAGGCCACCATGGGAACCAAACTGATTCTAGGCACCTTGGGGAGAGTACAACACAGGGTGCCACTGGAGGCCACCATGGGAACCAAACCAATTCTTGGTTCTTAACCTCTGGACAAATGAGTGTAAATAAGAACAAAACTCTGCATATCCAGGACACACAAACTCCAGATCCATTGCATCTCGATCAGCAACAAAAGAGCAAATATTCTCATGTTGATGACATGGAT ATCTTTGAATCTGTAGAAGCAGATTTGAATACAGGAATTGTGCAGACCTTACCAAGGGATATGCTAAGTGAAATGAAGGAACTTTCTGTGATCAAGGATGGTCACATAATTTGCAAGGGTCTTGACAGTGTACAGAAAGTTAATAATGCACTTCAGGACAAAGTTTCCTCAGGAACAGTCACAGTCGATGACAAAAAAGAACATTTCGGACATTCTCAGGATGAATTTGAACATGTAGCAGacatcaattttgaaatgtcaGAGGAAATCTTTTTGGCTCTTCAGTTCTTCTGCAGAGACGAAACATTAATGAATCAACAATCTTTTGGATACAAAAATGGCATGCTTCAGATAAACTGCACTGACAAGAGAGAAAAGAAGAATTTAGAAACTTGCATTAAAAGTGAGTTACAGcatatagaaaaactaaacaAAGATGACGTGTCCTTCACTCGTACTGAAGAGCCAAAGATCAAAGGAACTATTTCTGGGATTAATCAAGATGTTGATGGTGTCTTCTGCTATCAGCTTAAAGAAGATGAACACATGACTGTCCACATCATGGCACATTCCTACAGTCAGCTACAGACAGCCAAACACAAGATCTTTCTGGGAATCGGAAGGATTAAACAGTCAGAAACACGGAGAAATAGAAGGTTTGACAATACTTCacttcaacaaaataaagagaACTCAACTTTGTCAGAGAGAAATAGATTCAGTCAGTCTTATCATAAGAGTCCAACATGGCAGACTCCGTCCAACCTTGATTACGGAAGTGTTGTCTCTAAAGACTTTACTACAACTGAAGGTCTGTTGGTACGAGTTTACTCTGGAAGTATCCTCCATCTTGATGTGGATTGTATTGTAAATGCTGCCAATGGTGATTTACAACATGGAGGGGGAGTGGCCCGGGTGATATCTAGTGCTGCTGGTTATGAGTTTGATAAGGAGAGTAGAGACTACATAGCCCGGTATGGACCCCTAAAGGTTGGGGAGGTGTGTACCACGACTGCAGGGGATCTGAAGTACAAGGGAGTTATCCATGCTGTAGGACCAAGGTGGTATGACTACGGTCAGGACCAGAAGTGGGAATGTCTACATGACCTAAAGACAGCTGTCAAGAACAGTTTAGAGGAGGCAGATTTCCAAAGATATACATCTATAGCAATACCAGCTATTAGTTCAG gtatatttggAGTACCGAAGGAACATTGTACTCAACAGTACTACCGAGCTGTAGAGGAGTACAGTAGGACTAGAGGAAGACATTCGACCTTGACTGAGGTACACTTCATTGACAAGGACACACAGATGTGTCAGCTGATTCAGACGACCTTCGCTAAATGTTTTAGTGGAGACCCTGGAGCTGCCAGTGGAGGAAGACACAAAGTCTCATCATCTGTAATGGCTCCTCGGCAGAATGCACCAGTTTTACAACGGTCGAACAGTCTACCATCAAACACAGAGGGTTCTTCTGTACATCCTAGTAATCTATCTCCCAGGGATCAACCAAGAAACTTGCAGCGTTCAACATCCAGTGGCCAATGTTTTGAGATTGGTAGTAATTTAACTGTACACATCATCACTGGAAATATTGTGGATATTAAAGCTGATGCTATTGTCAGTCCTGAGAACATCCAATGTGACAGTACAGGAAGGATTGCCAGGGAAATCACTCGAGTGGCCGGAGAAGGTTATGTGGGAAATGACCAATCAGAGTTAAGACTTAGCCATACAAAACCAAAGCTGACGGAGGTACTAGACACTTTAGCAGGAAAATCACACTTTAaatatgtactacatgtagttgCACCTAAATGGGATGCTGCTGCTGTTGATGATCAGAGAACATACTGGAAATGTCTGGAACAATCTTACAACAATGTCTTCTCAACAGTTGATACAAAACATTTGGATGTATCATCAATAGCCATACCTATTCTTGGAAATG GTACTGTTCCAAAACATCCTGCTCCAATCATCAGTATCTCCAAAATGTTAGTAGAGATTTGTAAAAGCTATGCTGACAAGACTCCTACAAAGAAAACATTGTATTTCTGCAATGATGACACAGCAGCTGTATATCACTTGAAAGGTGTCTTTGAAAAGTATTTTAACAAAAGAAATGAATCAAAGGAGGACAACCGAGGTCAAAGGGAAGATCAGAAGGAACAAACTGTCCATGATGTAACTGGACAAGACCAAGGGTCAGAGGTCACAGAGGACTGTTGTATCTGTATGGACACTATGACTAAACCTAAGAAGCTGTCTTGTGGTCATGTATTCTGTACAGAATGTATTGATCAACAGTTTAAATACAAGCCAGCCTGTCCCCAGTGTGGGGCTGTACATGGGAAAATCACGGGGGACCAGCCACCAGGGACTATGACCCTTAACACCACCAAGTCATGCGGGCGACATAGCTACCTACCAGGGTACAGTGGATATGGTATCATCAACATCACCTATGACTTCCCCTCGGGGAAACAGGGC
- the LOC117314576 gene encoding protein mono-ADP-ribosyltransferase PARP14-like — MAEGGERKQDVWIPPDSGPKKVTHSRARDLPQFSEVGRVWTSRRVYISKKGDQRTKHFDLIDDLCLTQFLFKHHKEDLLKPNSWTYSEHDGATCIHVTTDDQVEKYEEIVRKWISKFQHIVEVRKLELSSDNTRHSLQRSLSCLIPAVENADGKADVFHDETQDCLYFVGLPNTLECIFKKAKAVMKMSNFKCSIELESESHGAILRSFQFLDQLNQDFPNATIGLQDCNTKVTYIGNEDEVEECKRKIAHFFSAICTKTLGILPLKTDLLLKPEVKTYINTLLRADNILCVWNVSTQGKLQLKCQKKTDLEKAQAIIEENIQEADFSVRQYQQFRQMTSESFGPTQRENERIIIKNTTDRVHVAATADLMQLIMQWIDANNLKESSACKSDEPSRVSKTKKVQKRWQVQELDLLLWNALSIAEVCSKVPERHCTTEGDCIVIEALEGDINKIVEEIKQILKRIKKDRVTFPLQEDLADILKNKETEEYVTKQLHQKNLRCLWKIGAKCDTVNVYAIKGNEASNAGKTVLESVSSVSLRQEFQHAEQLLNEEDCRKVLEKYRGKVKILSLRSEEVPLVATNDALEEILQVMRVCTKELSTVKSVPLEMPEGICKFVLERNPKFLKHLQEKYGVCLELTKNKRQFVMTGPKKNIPIAKSALDKEVGEIESRSERMKLLPQVLAAENEKMKFEAGNNCYLSVEKEAIIREPWPSHTWVLKNSLYLMLVPGDISETNVYAVMCPVDANMKPIGAGENILTCGGKSLEQDLQQSRGQYASKTKSDSWTCMSSETGSLHCQSIIYTEFPSQDVKGSGMSLSKSVVISRIKKTLEVADSKGVFSLAIPLLFSDVIMVSTCMQATAECLIDTVGTFPHLKEIYLYCDEKELENARSIFTQALLQYPHYSVDFSPLRKGGNERKSSIQLEIVEGSLADQKVDVLVNTTNPKLDLDFGYVSKTILKIAGKGIQTECYKKYQSICVGDVAVTSAGNFPHVQNIVHVVLPHWRPTGNFSLMVLELLVTKCLIETDKRRLQSIAFPVLGTGKLLYPTHLVAKTMCDTISKYGRNRKTNIKTVKVVIFERDILKIFKYYQQYKSFGCGQTDGMYFWKTTRN, encoded by the exons ATGGCTGAAGGTGGAGAAAGAAAGCAAGATGTTTGGATACCTCCTGACTCTGGTCCAAAAAAAGTCACCCATTCAAGAGCCAGAG aTCTGCCCCAATTCTCTGAGGTTGGCAGAGTTTGGACCTCTAGGAGGGTGTATATCAGCAAAAAAGGGGATCAGCGCACAAAACATTTTGATCTCATAGATGACTTGTGTTTGACACAATTCTTGTTCAAACACCATAAGGAGGACCTTCTGAAACCCAATAGCTGGACATATTCAGAGCATGATGGAGCAACTTGTATTCATGTTACAACTGATGATCAAGTTGAAAAGTATGAAGAAATTGTTCGAAAATggatttcaaaatttcaacatattgtGGAGGTGAGGAAATTAGAGTTATCCTCTGATAATACCAGGCATTCTCTTCAGAGATCTCTTTCCTGTCTCATTCCAGCTGTAGAAAATGCAGATGGTAAGGCTGATGTTTTTCATGATGAGACACAAGACTGTTTATACTTTGTGGGATTACCTAATACTTTGGAGTGCATTTTCAAAAAAGCAAAAGCTGTcatgaaaatgtcaaattttaaatgttcCATTGAGCTAGAGTCTGAATCCCATGGAGCTATCCTCAGATCATTTCAGTTTCTTGATCAGTTGAATCAAGATTTTCCTAATGCCACAATTGGTCTGCAAGATTGCAACACAAAAGTGACATATATTGGAAATGAGGATGAAGTTGAAGAATGCAAAAGGAAGATTGCACATTTTTTCAGTGCAATATGTACAAAAACACTAGGTATATTGCCTCTCAAGACAGATTTGCTCTTGAAACCGGAGGTGAAAACATATATCAACACTTTATTGCGAGCAGACAACATACTATGTGTATGGAATGTTTCAACACAGGGAAAACTGCAACTAAAGTGTCAAAAAAAGACCGATTTGGAGAAGGCTCAAGCCATTATAGAAGAAAACATCCAAGAAGCAGATTTTTCAGTGAGGCAGTATCAACAATTCAGACAGATGACATCTGAATCCTTTGGACCTACTCAAAGAGAAAATGAGAGAATCATCATAAAGAATACAACTGACCGTGTCCATGTGGCAGCTACTGCAGATCTCATGCAGCTGATTATGCAGTGGATAGATGCAAATAATCTGAAGGAATCCAGTGCTTGTAAAAGTGATGAGCCATCTAGAGTTTCAAAGACAAAGAAGGTACAGAAACGATGGCAAGTTCAGGAGTTGGACTTACTTTTATGGAATGCTTTAAGTATTGCTGAAGTATGTAGTAAGGTTCCAGAAAGGCATTGTACCACTGAAGGAGACTGTATTGTGATTGAAGCACTGGAAGgagatataaataaaattgtggAAGAAATCAAACAGATCCTTAAAAGGATAAAGAAAGATAGAGTAACCTTTCCGCTACAGGAAGATTTGGCTGATATTCTTAAGAACAAGGAAACTGAAGAATATGTTACAAAACAGCTACATCAGAAAAATCTAAGATGTTTGTGGAAAATTGGAGCTAAATGTGatactgttaatgtatatgcAATAAAAGGGAATGAAGCATCGAATGCTGGGAAGACCGTTCTTGAAAGTGTATCTTCGGTGTCTTTAAGGCAAGAATTCCAACATGCAGAACAACTGTTAAATGAAGAGGACTGCAGAAAAGTTCTAGAAAAGTATCGTGGGAAAGTTAAAATTCTTTCCTTACGTAGTGAAGAAGTACCTTTAGTGGCGACAAATGATGCCTTGGAGGAAATTCTTCAGGTGATGAGAGTCTGCACAAAAGAACTTAGCACTGTAAAGTCAGTGCCACTTGAAATGCCGGAAGGAATATGTAAGTTTGTTTTGGAGAGAAACCCAAAGTTTTTGAAGCACCTTCAAGAGAAGTATGGTGTGTGTTTAGAACTCACTAAAAACAAAAGGCAGTTCGTGATGACTGGACCAAAGAAAAACATTCCCATTGCAAAATCTGCTTTAGACAAAGAAGTTGGTGAAATTGAAAGCAGAAGTGAAAGAATGAAGTTGCTTCCGCAAGTTCTAGCAgctgaaaatgaaaaaatgaaatttgaggcTGGTAACAATTGTTATTTATCAGTTGAAAAAGAAGCAATCATCAGGGAACCTTGGCCGTCACATACTTGGGTGCTGAAGAATTCTCTGTATCTGATGTTGGTCCCAGGAGACATATCAGAAACAAATGTTTATGCTGTGATGTGTCCAGTAGATGCTAATATGAAGCCCATAGGAGCCGGAGAAAACATATTGACATGTG GAGGAAAATCTTTGGAGCAGGATTTACAGCAAAGTCGTGGTCAATATGCTAGTAAAACCAAATCAGATTCTTGGACATGTATGAGCAGTGAAACTGGTAGTCTTCATTGTCAAAGTATCATCTACACCGAGTTCCCTTCACAGGATGTAAAAGGAAGTGGGATGTCCTTGTCTAAGTCTGTGGTTATCTCCAGAATAAAGAAAACATTGGAAGTTGCAGACTCAAAAGGAGTCTTCAGCTTAGCTATTCCTTTGTTGTTTTCTGATGTCATTATGGTATCAACATGCATGCAGGCTACAGCTGAGTGTTTGATTGACACTGTTGGAACTTTTCCTCATTTGAAagaaatatacctgtactgtgaTGAAAAGGAATTAGAAAATGCCAGGAGTATTTTCACACAAGCTCTACTTCAATATCCACACTACAGTGTTGATTTCTCTCCACTAAGAAAGG GAGGAAATGAGAGAAAATCATCAATTCAGCTGGAAATAGTGGAAGGGTCATTGGCAGACCAAAAG GTGGATGTTCTTGTAAACACAACTAATCCAAAACTGGATTTAGATTTTGGATATGTTTCtaaaacaatattgaaaatagCTGGAAAGGGTATCCAAACAGAATGCTACAAAAAATACCAGAGTATCTGTGTTGGTGATGTTGCTGTGACTTCGGCTGGAAACTTTCCACATGTACAGAACATAGTTCATGTAGTGTTGCCTCATTGGAGACCTACTGGTAATTTTTCTCTGATG GTTTTGGAGCTGCTGGTGACAAAGTGTCTGATAGAGACCGATAAAAGACGGCTTCAGAGCATTGCTTTCCCAGTACTTGGTACAGGGAAATTGTTGTACCCAACACATCTTGTTGCCAAGACCATGTGTGATACCATCAGCAAATATGGCCGAAATAGAAAAACCAATATCAAGACTGTCAAGGTTGTAATTTTTGAAAGGGATATCTTGAAG ATATTCAAGTACTACCAACAGTACAAAAGCTTTGGATGCGGTCAAACTGATGGTATGTATTTCTGGAAGACTACAAGGAACTGA